Proteins found in one Methylobacter sp. S3L5C genomic segment:
- a CDS encoding response regulator codes for MNFKVTWVRSLTEALKKIAEARFDILILDLSLPDSQGLSTINLALKAADSAAIIVLIDYDEIGFALTTLQAGAKDYILKGDSGYEGLIRVMRNVLNRADMETRNPLLVAALEATANAIIITNKDAVIEWINMSFTVLTGYSFKEALGKRPAELLKSGVHDLTFYQKMWQKLDKREHWQGEITNKNKDGSLYVADVDISPVFNKNGSLSGYVEIQRDITDSVVRLAISKALQQNTPLNERFKQVMNIIFDIKLFNTERRGCVFLQAKDENYLTLFLLHGEFSKEFIEKENSTHCGSCLSEHAPVSGKIFVSDDCFCDPRPEHKFTNMNAHGHFIVPITYGDEVLGVLFLFTDPYPLQTENRLTMFKQVGELMGLALRQEEVKKDLETARDMAMQALLVKNGFLANMSHEIRTPMNGVLGMLDLLRETKMTPNQQDWLETAHSSGKILLEIINDILDLSKLEAGKFEVEQNDFNLIDLVEDICALLANRAHAKGLELNCSLPLSLSLSWRGDALRIRQVLTNLIGNAVKFTEHGEVSVSIIQTTTDGSNELRFEVRDTGIGISPEVQLCLFKPFTQADSSTSRRFGGSGLGLSISKQLIELMGGTIGVNSLQRTGSCFWFTLPLTESKSVEIAKSFYDFVNKRALIVDDNATNRNILGTYLKRWELEVSEVDNASAALMQLQTSALKGLTYDLILLDIQMPIMDGLTLAKCLAQIPTLAKIPIILLSSGDNLEPADYQGTSIVQRLLKPTRQSQLFDAILNTLQSDSEKTRQPTRPELQLPSYHGKKVLVVEDNKINQKVITARLAKLNIVPDLAENGQIALNKLTHNRYDLIFMDCHMPIKDGYATTRELRILETSQGFSRQTVIALTANAMEGERKKCLAAGMDDYLTKPIVSEQFTAILAEQFGLQTTERTPPIIVENNLPVSVWDTKLTLNSLDSDNDLLNEMIALFIIESPKQLSELLRAQETGNLLALTNAAHAIKGTVAHFYAKSAKDCAEALERAARSGQSADYQGMTDALVNAVTDLMNHLEIAKNKENI; via the coding sequence ATGAACTTTAAGGTAACTTGGGTTAGATCGTTAACCGAAGCACTAAAGAAAATTGCTGAAGCTCGTTTCGACATCCTGATTCTAGACTTATCGCTGCCAGATTCACAGGGACTATCTACCATTAACTTGGCTTTAAAAGCCGCTGACTCGGCAGCCATCATCGTGCTAATCGATTATGATGAAATTGGTTTTGCCCTCACTACCTTACAAGCCGGTGCCAAGGATTATATTCTAAAGGGTGACTCGGGTTATGAAGGACTAATACGGGTTATGCGGAATGTATTGAACCGCGCTGATATGGAAACCCGGAACCCTCTATTGGTTGCTGCATTAGAAGCAACTGCCAATGCAATTATTATAACTAACAAGGATGCTGTTATAGAATGGATAAACATGTCATTTACCGTTCTAACTGGTTACAGCTTTAAAGAGGCATTAGGAAAGCGACCTGCCGAGCTATTAAAATCAGGTGTACATGACCTAACGTTCTACCAAAAAATGTGGCAAAAACTTGATAAGAGAGAACACTGGCAGGGCGAAATTACCAATAAAAACAAGGATGGCAGCCTTTATGTCGCTGATGTGGATATATCACCCGTATTCAACAAGAATGGTTCATTATCAGGCTACGTAGAGATTCAAAGGGACATTACCGATAGTGTAGTACGATTGGCAATATCGAAAGCATTACAGCAAAACACACCTCTTAATGAGAGATTTAAACAGGTTATGAATATTATTTTTGATATTAAGCTGTTTAATACAGAACGTAGAGGCTGCGTATTTCTTCAAGCTAAAGATGAAAACTATTTGACCCTGTTTTTACTGCATGGAGAATTTAGTAAAGAGTTTATTGAAAAGGAAAACTCTACTCATTGTGGATCTTGCCTCTCTGAACATGCGCCCGTTTCAGGGAAAATATTTGTTTCTGATGATTGTTTCTGTGATCCGCGTCCTGAGCATAAATTTACCAATATGAATGCACATGGTCATTTCATCGTACCTATTACTTATGGTGATGAAGTCCTTGGGGTATTATTTCTTTTTACGGATCCTTATCCATTACAAACCGAAAATCGACTCACTATGTTTAAACAAGTAGGTGAGCTAATGGGACTTGCCTTACGTCAAGAAGAAGTAAAAAAGGATTTAGAAACGGCAAGAGATATGGCCATGCAGGCTTTATTGGTAAAAAATGGCTTTCTGGCCAATATGAGTCATGAAATCCGTACCCCCATGAATGGGGTATTAGGCATGCTGGATTTACTGCGCGAAACAAAAATGACACCTAACCAACAGGACTGGCTTGAGACAGCACACAGTTCAGGGAAAATCTTACTCGAAATCATTAATGATATTCTGGATCTTTCCAAGCTGGAAGCCGGCAAGTTTGAAGTTGAACAGAATGATTTTAATCTGATTGATTTAGTTGAGGATATTTGCGCATTACTGGCTAATCGAGCTCATGCCAAAGGACTGGAATTGAACTGTTCATTACCCTTATCATTATCTTTAAGCTGGCGCGGTGATGCCCTGCGTATCCGGCAAGTATTAACTAACTTAATCGGTAATGCCGTAAAATTTACCGAGCATGGCGAGGTCTCCGTGAGCATTATCCAAACAACTACGGATGGCTCAAACGAACTGCGTTTTGAAGTACGTGATACCGGCATCGGTATTTCACCAGAAGTGCAACTGTGCTTATTTAAGCCATTTACCCAAGCAGATAGCTCTACCTCACGACGTTTTGGAGGATCGGGGTTAGGCTTGTCAATCAGTAAGCAATTAATCGAGCTTATGGGCGGCACTATTGGTGTAAACAGCCTCCAGAGAACTGGCTCTTGCTTTTGGTTTACCTTACCATTGACAGAAAGCAAGAGCGTCGAAATAGCAAAGTCATTTTACGATTTTGTCAATAAACGTGCATTGATTGTTGATGATAATGCGACTAACCGTAATATTCTTGGCACTTATTTAAAGCGCTGGGAATTAGAGGTAAGTGAAGTTGATAATGCCAGCGCCGCATTGATGCAATTGCAGACTTCAGCGCTTAAAGGACTGACTTACGATTTAATTTTACTAGATATACAGATGCCGATTATGGATGGCTTAACTTTGGCAAAATGCCTCGCGCAAATACCCACATTAGCGAAAATACCAATTATTTTATTATCATCGGGAGACAATCTTGAGCCAGCCGACTATCAAGGTACCTCAATTGTTCAACGCTTGCTTAAGCCTACACGTCAATCACAACTCTTCGATGCAATTCTCAATACCTTGCAGAGTGACTCAGAAAAAACTCGGCAACCAACCCGACCTGAGCTTCAACTGCCCAGTTATCACGGAAAAAAAGTGCTCGTTGTAGAAGATAATAAAATCAATCAAAAAGTTATTACTGCGAGACTGGCCAAATTAAACATCGTTCCTGATCTTGCCGAAAATGGTCAGATTGCCTTGAATAAATTGACACACAACAGATACGATTTAATCTTCATGGATTGTCATATGCCTATCAAGGATGGCTATGCTACCACCCGTGAATTACGAATACTGGAAACCAGTCAGGGCTTTTCTCGTCAAACCGTTATAGCCCTCACCGCCAACGCTATGGAAGGAGAACGCAAAAAATGTTTGGCTGCCGGAATGGATGATTATTTAACAAAGCCGATCGTTTCCGAACAATTTACGGCCATATTGGCGGAACAATTTGGACTACAAACCACTGAAAGAACCCCACCTATAATTGTTGAAAACAATCTTCCGGTAAGCGTTTGGGATACTAAATTAACACTTAACAGTTTGGATAGTGATAACGATTTACTGAACGAAATGATAGCACTATTTATAATAGAAAGCCCCAAGCAACTCAGTGAATTATTAAGGGCTCAGGAAACCGGTAATCTTCTTGCCCTGACTAATGCAGCGCACGCTATTAAAGGTACCGTAGCTCATTTTTACGCAAAGTCGGCAAAAGATTGTGCCGAAGCATTGGAACGAGCAGCACGAAGTGGTCAGTCCGCTGATTATCAGGGCATGACTGACGCTTTGGTAAACGCGGTAACTGATTTAATGAATCATCTGGAGATAGCGAAAAATAAAGAGAATATCTAA
- a CDS encoding PP2C family protein-serine/threonine phosphatase produces the protein MRILIVEDNLLTRVMMERYIEKWGYTFYSVDNINSALALILTEKIQMVITDWIMPGGNGTVLCQQVRALKLPFYTYLILVTSLEDSQYAVEGMDAGADDFIRKPLHFDELHARIKAGKRVLALEKKLTEAIEIINRDLSLAANMQHSLLPIATSNIQGISIDWLLYPSTSGSGDTFNFFRLDESHVGFHIIDVAGHGIASAMQSSILSRLMSPDTTCSNLLKFSSPEAPYYALRSAPAVITNLNQDFQTDVNNILFFTMIYGVIDTISRTIDLCQAGHPYPIFLPSGKPAEFIIGGGLPVGVIIEATYQSVQLNYNSGDRLFLYSDGITECESVSGEMFGAERLQWFVNETRHLKISEVISQINELISSWRGGNYFEDDVSLVILEFC, from the coding sequence ATGCGTATTCTTATCGTTGAAGATAATTTACTTACTCGTGTGATGATGGAGAGATACATTGAAAAATGGGGCTATACTTTTTACTCTGTAGACAATATCAATTCGGCGTTAGCACTAATTTTGACTGAGAAAATCCAAATGGTCATTACCGATTGGATTATGCCCGGCGGTAATGGCACCGTTCTTTGTCAGCAGGTGCGGGCATTGAAATTACCTTTCTACACCTATTTAATACTAGTCACCTCTCTCGAAGATTCACAGTATGCAGTGGAAGGCATGGATGCAGGCGCAGATGATTTTATTCGTAAACCACTTCATTTTGATGAATTACATGCACGGATAAAGGCAGGAAAGCGCGTATTAGCGCTGGAAAAAAAATTAACAGAAGCCATTGAGATCATTAATCGCGATTTAAGTCTGGCGGCTAATATGCAACATAGTCTACTGCCTATCGCAACATCGAATATTCAGGGTATCAGCATTGATTGGCTACTCTATCCATCGACTAGTGGGTCTGGCGATACTTTCAATTTTTTCCGGCTGGATGAGAGCCATGTCGGATTTCATATTATAGATGTAGCAGGACATGGTATTGCTTCGGCCATGCAATCTTCTATACTAAGCAGATTAATGTCTCCAGATACGACTTGTAGTAATCTTTTAAAATTTAGCTCACCGGAAGCGCCCTATTACGCCTTGAGATCAGCACCTGCTGTCATAACCAATTTAAATCAGGACTTTCAGACAGATGTCAACAATATTCTTTTTTTTACTATGATTTACGGCGTGATTGATACAATTTCACGTACAATTGATTTATGTCAGGCAGGACATCCATATCCGATTTTTTTACCATCAGGTAAACCGGCAGAATTTATTATTGGTGGCGGTCTACCTGTTGGAGTAATCATTGAAGCAACCTATCAATCAGTTCAACTGAATTATAATTCGGGTGACCGCCTTTTTTTATATTCGGATGGCATTACAGAATGCGAATCTGTTAGTGGCGAAATGTTCGGTGCCGAGCGATTGCAATGGTTTGTTAATGAAACACGACATCTAAAAATTAGCGAGGTTATTAGTCAAATTAACGAACTTATAAGCTCGTGGCGAGGTGGTAACTACTTCGAAGATGATGTTTCCCTGGTAATTCTTGAATTTTGTTAA
- a CDS encoding helix-turn-helix domain-containing protein yields MMVSSSKLLFKTDRASFKFSTKDIAPRERYDWLREVICREYTNVEITSPAHGNLSQDLTIYPWENLQLSTIQSSAISLQRLPSEPHLNSQNAYFVIMLISGDYLLEQNGREVFLQPGDMTIYDATLPHRIHCPGEFTKLILSIPRAIFRDRVAGIDRCTALRIPGAQGIGFVASNFLHSCVTHAGELQTHEFSALSAYALDLLALAITSVRPVGGNLSRSRAVSINNIKTFIEQNLRSSALDTGMITRYASLSARYINNLFEDEGTSLMRYVLMRRLDNCRKDMLNPVYTGHRLSAIAFRWGFNDAAHFSRAFKQQFGCSPSEFKRIQGCKVN; encoded by the coding sequence ATGATGGTATCATCCTCTAAACTGTTGTTTAAAACGGACAGAGCCAGTTTCAAGTTTTCGACTAAAGATATTGCACCGCGCGAAAGATACGACTGGTTGCGTGAGGTGATCTGTCGTGAGTACACTAATGTTGAAATAACCTCACCCGCTCATGGTAACTTGTCTCAAGACTTGACTATTTACCCCTGGGAGAATCTTCAGTTATCGACCATTCAATCCAGTGCCATTTCACTTCAGCGATTGCCCAGCGAGCCGCACTTGAACAGTCAGAATGCCTACTTTGTCATTATGCTGATTTCCGGTGATTACCTCCTGGAACAAAATGGAAGGGAGGTTTTTCTTCAGCCTGGGGATATGACTATTTATGATGCGACCCTGCCACATCGAATTCATTGTCCTGGCGAGTTTACCAAGCTGATTCTTTCAATTCCACGGGCTATATTTAGGGACAGGGTTGCGGGGATAGATCGTTGCACTGCACTGCGTATTCCTGGTGCCCAAGGAATCGGCTTTGTAGCATCAAATTTCCTACATTCGTGTGTGACTCATGCAGGCGAGTTACAAACCCATGAATTTTCTGCACTTTCAGCTTATGCGCTGGATTTGCTGGCATTAGCGATAACATCGGTACGCCCGGTAGGCGGTAATCTTTCCAGAAGTAGAGCTGTCTCTATTAATAATATCAAGACATTTATTGAGCAAAATCTTCGTAGTTCTGCTCTCGATACAGGAATGATTACCCGTTACGCAAGTTTATCTGCACGATATATTAACAACTTGTTTGAAGATGAAGGGACTTCACTGATGCGTTACGTCTTGATGCGTAGGCTGGATAATTGTCGGAAGGATATGTTGAATCCGGTTTATACAGGTCATAGACTATCTGCTATAGCATTTCGCTGGGGATTTAACGATGCAGCACATTTTAGTCGTGCATTCAAACAACAGTTTGGTTGTTCTCCTAGTGAGTTTAAGCGGATTCAAGGCTGTAAGGTGAATTAG
- a CDS encoding glutamate synthase subunit beta, whose protein sequence is MGKPTGFMELPRAERRYQAPSDRIKHYREFTLAPSDVEMAEQGARCMDCGIPFCHQGCPVNNIIPEWNDGVYRGDWQEALAVLHSTNNFPEFTGSICPAPCEAACTLNLNDQPVTIKSIERAIIDKGWEMGWVKPQIPTERSGKRVAVIGSGPAGMACAQQLARAGHEVVLYEKNDRIGGLLRYGIPDFKMEKIHIDRRIAQMQAEGVRFRPNSNIGKDIPVQKILAEYDAVVLTIGSEKARDLEVAGRNDYQGVHFAMDFLRQQNKRNAGDPIADEVAISAQGKHVVVIGGGDTGSDCIGTSIRQGALSVVQLEILPQPPEKENKLLTWPNWPNKLRTTSSHDEGIKHRYWSANTKSVTGKNGIITHLNAVAVEWKQENGQWQMSEKPDGTFTLKADLVLLAMGFVHPVHEGLLQDLGVELDGRGQIKANEKHYSTSVDKVFAAGDGRRGQSLVVWAIREGRQAARAVDEYLMGASELPR, encoded by the coding sequence ATGGGCAAGCCAACCGGTTTTATGGAATTACCGCGAGCTGAACGGCGCTATCAAGCGCCAAGTGATCGTATCAAGCATTATCGAGAATTTACGTTAGCCCCCAGCGATGTTGAGATGGCTGAGCAAGGCGCACGTTGTATGGATTGCGGCATTCCTTTTTGTCATCAGGGCTGCCCGGTTAATAATATTATCCCCGAATGGAATGATGGGGTTTATCGTGGTGATTGGCAAGAGGCACTGGCGGTTTTGCATAGCACCAATAATTTCCCCGAGTTTACCGGCAGTATTTGTCCTGCGCCCTGTGAAGCCGCGTGCACACTTAATTTAAATGATCAACCCGTAACCATTAAATCGATAGAACGGGCCATTATTGATAAAGGCTGGGAAATGGGCTGGGTAAAACCTCAGATACCTACAGAGCGGTCTGGTAAGCGCGTCGCTGTGATAGGCTCAGGGCCTGCTGGTATGGCCTGCGCTCAACAGTTGGCTCGCGCTGGGCATGAAGTGGTGTTGTATGAAAAAAATGACCGTATTGGCGGCTTGTTACGCTACGGCATTCCTGACTTTAAAATGGAAAAAATTCATATTGACCGGCGTATCGCGCAAATGCAGGCCGAAGGCGTTCGCTTTAGACCTAACAGTAATATCGGCAAAGATATTCCTGTGCAAAAAATACTCGCCGAATACGATGCGGTGGTCTTAACAATCGGCTCGGAAAAAGCACGTGACTTGGAAGTCGCTGGCCGTAATGATTACCAGGGCGTGCATTTTGCGATGGATTTTTTGCGCCAGCAAAACAAACGCAACGCCGGCGATCCCATCGCAGATGAGGTCGCTATTTCTGCACAGGGCAAGCATGTAGTAGTTATTGGTGGCGGCGATACCGGCTCTGATTGTATTGGTACATCAATACGGCAAGGCGCACTATCAGTGGTGCAACTGGAAATTTTGCCGCAACCGCCTGAAAAAGAAAATAAATTACTTACCTGGCCGAATTGGCCCAACAAATTACGTACGACTTCTTCACATGATGAAGGTATTAAACACCGTTACTGGAGCGCCAATACCAAAAGCGTTACCGGCAAGAATGGCATTATTACCCACCTGAACGCGGTAGCAGTCGAATGGAAGCAAGAAAATGGACAGTGGCAAATGAGTGAAAAACCTGATGGTACTTTTACGCTGAAAGCCGATTTAGTGTTGCTGGCGATGGGCTTTGTTCATCCCGTACATGAAGGTTTGTTGCAGGATCTCGGCGTTGAGCTGGATGGACGCGGACAGATTAAAGCCAACGAAAAACACTACAGTACCAGTGTCGATAAAGTTTTTGCCGCAGGTGACGGAAGGCGTGGACAATCGCTGGTAGTGTGGGCGATACGCGAAGGAAGGCAAGCTGCCAGAGCCGTAGATGAATATCTGATGGGCGCTTCAGAATTGCCAAGGTGA